Proteins from a genomic interval of Oreochromis aureus strain Israel breed Guangdong linkage group 6, ZZ_aureus, whole genome shotgun sequence:
- the LOC116329159 gene encoding kallikrein-5-like, producing the protein MVEARLKPKLLQWELCVPTQPGDECERQYHVQLRAVYPHGPSSLCGGSLISDRWILTAAHCLKPGGVEIAGYGAITGLANEKRKPGKSPSLHCAETEVVSCTELNDILQKKFPEVHRVKSYQHWFCGQSPGKDICRGDSGGGVVHNGRIYGVSSFVGDPDFVCRAPAAFMDLCDPEYADWIRKTINP; encoded by the exons ATGGTCGAGGCCAGACTCAAACCCAAGCTCCTGCAGTGGGAACTCTGTGTCCCCACTCAGCCAG GTGATGAATGTGAGCGACAGTATCATGTACAGCTCAGAGCAGTTTATCCACATGGACCTTCCAGCTTGTGTGGAGGCTCTTTGATCAGTGACCGCTGGATTCTGACTGCAGCTCACTGTCTGAAGCCAGGAGG AGTTGAGATCGCAGGTTATGGTGCCATCACTGGACTAGCTAATGAGAAAAGAA AACCTGGTAAATCACCCTCTCTTCACTGTGCAGAGACTGAGGTTGTCAGCTGTACAGAGCTCAATgatattttacagaaaaaattCCCCGAGGTCCACCGAGTCAAGAGCTATCAACACTGGTTCTGTGGACAAAGTCCTGGGAAAGATATATGTCGA GGAGACTCTGGTGGAGGAGTGGTTCATAATGGCAGGATTTATGGGGTCTCTTCTTTTGTGGGAGATCCGGACTTTGTATGCAGAGCACCGGCTGCCTTCATGGACCTCTGTGATCCTGAGTATGCAGATTGGATCAGGAAAACTATCAACCCATAA